The nucleotide window gttctctctctgtggccTGTGTGAGTGGCTCCCTAGCCAggtttgcaatgcagaagcttcattctttttttttttttttttttttttttttttttttcagagtggacagtgagagagacagagagaaaggtcttcctttgctgttggttcaccctccaatggccgctgcggccggcgcaccgcgctgatccgatggcaggagccaggtgcttctcctggtctcccatgcaggtgcaggcccaaggacttgggccatcctgcactgcactcccaggccatagcagagagctggcctggaagaggagcaaccgggacagaatccggcaccccgactaggactagaacctggtgtgccggcgccgcaaggtggaggattagcctagtgagccgggcgCCAGCCTAGAATCTTCATTCTTTACTTCATGCTATTCATGCGACAGTCTTCCAATATTGTGTCCCGTTCATCCTGCCTAATAGCTCTTGATCTAGCCCCTGGCTCCCCAACCAAACTGCCACAGTACTAGAGGCTATTATCAGCTCTTGCCTGGATGATCCTAACAGGATGTGCAAAGTTAGTTTCCCAAACTCCAGCCTTAGTTCTGTAGAAGCTGGGAACCACTGGCATTTTAGGTAGAAACTCCTTTCTCAAGACTAGTCCATGCCTTGCAGGATGTCAGGCAGCTCTGACCTCAACATGCTACATACCAATAACCCCTAGCCGCTGTGGTACCTAATACAGGGGCAGCCAGTACAGGAGGCGGAGTGGGGCAGCATCTCAGCCCCCAGCACTGCCTGGACTCACGTGGGAAAGTCATCACTTTCCTGCTAAGCCATGTTATTGATGTCCTAGGACAAATCCCCTACAGTTATTGTTTCTGAAGAACCCTTGTTATGTTTAGGTGTCATTTTCAAAAGGCAAACCCATCTGCTTTTCTAGGAATTAGGTAAGCACCTGAAGCTAATAGGGTTCAGTTAGAGCAAGCTCCAGTTTTAAAATTGGCCTAATTTTCAGTATTGCCTCTGTGTTCACAAATTATACCAAGTTGTTGGGATTAATAGAATAAACAAGGAAAAGCACAAGGTTAagaattaggggccagcgctatggcgtagtagtCTAAACCTCTGCCtaaggcaccggcatcccctgtggatgCCGGTTTGTATCCCGatggctcctcttccgatccagctctctgctatggcctgggaaggcagtagaagaagggccaagtccttggacccctgaacccttgtgggagacctggaagaagctcctggtccctggcttcggactggcccagctcaggttgttgcagccatttggggagtgaacaagtggatgaaagatctctctttcaaatcaatctttcttttaaaaaactcttgACATCAACAAGCAACAGACGAGTATGCAGTATTCTAAGACAACTTCACTCCTAAATGTGGAACACTAGAAAAGCCGTGGAACTTTCCGGTAGACAACAGTGCACGTGACAATTGTCTGACAAGGTTCTGATGACACAATTCTGACGTCCAGATGTACAAAATAaaggtggggaggggtgtgggcatttggcttagcagttcaGATAtcatatcccatatctgaatggGTGGGTTCGAGTTTCAGCTGATTacagttccaacttcctgttaatgtatacaCTGttagcagcagcaggtgatgcctcaggtAAGTAGGTCattgccaccaatatgggagaaaTGAACCaagtccctgctcccagctttggcctatccacccctggctgtggcagaatatttgggcagtgaactagtggatgtaaGCTCTCTCTAGCACTGAAAAACAAAGGAGGGGGGTGATGAGGGTGCATTAAGTTGTGACAGtatcctttttaaagaaaaaacaggcCGGTGCctccgctcactaggctaatcctccacctgtggcgctggcacctgggttctggtcctggttggggtgctggattctgtcccggttgctcctcttccagtccagctctctgttgtggcctggaagggcagtggaggatggcccacgtccttgggccctgcacctgcatgagaccaggaggaagcacctggctcctggctttggatcggcgtagctccagccatagcggccatttgtggggtgaaccaacggaaagaagatctttcggtctgtctctctaactgcctaactctacctgtccaaaaagaaaaagaaaagtgtttgCCATTATGGTATCCTCATGTCCTGAATGACTTAGCCCAGCCCCATGATGCCACTTAAAAGTTGTAGCTTTCTCATCTCATATGTGGAAGAGGGCACAGATTGTTTTCCTAATTCCAAATACAGAGACTGGAGGCAGTGAGAGATTTGGTAGTGAGGAGAAGCTTGCATCAGATGCTCAAGAATCCCAATAGAGAGAGAGTTTTGGATTTGGATTTCCGTGATACTGGTTTTATGTTCAGGTCCCAACCTCTTACCATGTGCGGATCCCTGGACCGTGTCCTATTCTTAGACAAAGGGGGTCTAACTTTCACTCTGGCTATTGCTCGCCATTTCGGAGGGGGTTTCTGTGATGATCCAAAACTTGTATATAAAACTGTATTTGGGGGATTCAGAGGTCAGCCACAGACCCCAGGTTCTATTAAAGGGGCCTGGGAACCAAAAGGCTAAAAACCACTTGCAAAGACTTTAGTGTATCCACACTTATCTCATTTATAAATCTTCACTTCAAACTCCCAGGACTCTGTGGACCGCCTCACAAAGGCTGGCTTAGAGTTGAAGATAAAACATGTGTGATGAATCCAGGTGAAATTACAGAAAGAAGAGCCATGGCATTTAATTAGATTGCATTTtatttagagaaatgaaaatgtgccCCCAAACAAAACTAGGAATCAAAAATTGTCTGGCACTAGAGGTAACTGCTAAGCTTGAAGCTTATACTGAAAGCTAAAATTCCAAGCCCTTGACTATCTTTAGCTCCaaacatcaaaagaaaatatcagaacaatatctatatacagagagaggcaacACATGGGAACCATAAACAAAGTCACCTGAGGAGGAACATTTAATATTCCTCAATTACAAGAAGCAAAAGAGTTTACAAGTCTTGCATTGCCCTTAATTGTACATGGTTCCACAGTGATGCCAAAAATAGCAAAATTGAGGCACTTGCTTCAATGTCTGCAGTTGACACTTGATTATGATGCTCATCAATTAACAGCTTTAGAATTACAAAACAGGACTGTATTTCATGCTGCTGTTGGTGTTCCATGTACTAATGAAACAATGGACCCAGATGGAGAGCTTGCACAGAAGCAATTCACGACACACTCAGATATTGAGAACACCACAGAAAAGCCGATGTGGAGACCAGAAGCATCTGGCTTAATGTGGCAAGGAAATGTAACTTCACAAGGGTTGAATCTGTCGCAAACAGTACAATGTGTCTTCTCACCAGAGACAAAGTTAATCAATATGAATCCCTTATAAACTGCCAGCATCTCCAGTATTTTTCAGTTGATCTTCAAAAATTGACTTTAGCACTTGTTAAAGTCTCAGTTGgcgaaaaaaaaagtgttctaatttggagatttttaacatTGAATATTCAAACACAAGTGGCTATGATATACATATGAAAATAACTCCTAGGAAGGTATTAAATGTTTTCTGACTACAAGCCCATACACAGGTATGATGAGGTGTCTTACTAATAGAGCCAATTATTATGTGGTTGGGTTTGCTAACTTAGGGAAACTACTTATAACTGAAATGTTATGCTTTAAAGATCATCAATTGACagtcaaaattttaattttcaactttGAGCGATGAGTTTGAGTAAAACTTAAGCACATATGTCAGACCCATCGTATCTGTGAAAAAGTGGAACTTCACACATGTAGATGGATGACAAACTGTTCTTTATGTGACAATTGTCTGACAAAGTGCTTTATGTGTCAGCATGACTCATtgatttttgacatttaaaaaaaatttcccaagaTGATCATTTAGATAGGGATTTTCACTATTAAACCCTTGTTTCTAGAGACATTTGTCATTGTTAGAAACCAAAAATACTTGTATTAATGCAGCAAAATGACTCAAGAATTACCAGATGGTAGAATTATATCAGCAACGCCAGTCTGAAAAGCTACTGGTTCATTTCAACAGAAACTTCTGTGCCTCCACTGCCTCTGAGACATTCAGCTCAAACCAGCGCAAAGTGAGTCTTCCTGTGGTTGACTGTACTAGAAACTTCCGGCTTATCTCGTCATTATAATCTTCATCTCATCATTGCGCTCATCTTACCATCCTAACACACTAAACATACTCCCAGGCTTCCTAGTATCTAATAAACCAGAAAAGCTAagtgaaacaaatattttatttaaaccaGTTGTCAAATGACAATTTATCCAAATGAACATAATAATGCAACATTGTTCTTAAAGAAGGAGTACAATTATGGCACAGACACAATCCAGTATCTATCAAAATACCATTTATAAAGAACTTGACttattcctctctgtgtgtgaatgtggCCCAGCACGTGAGAGTTTTAAAACCAAAAGCTTACAATCAGTTCTTTTCTTCACCACATGAAAAACATCTCACGACTCTGCCTTAGGAATTCAGCCCACTCATCTGTCCGAACAGCCATTACAATTAGGAGAAAAGATGTTAATCCACCACTGAAAAAAGTTTCTTTCCAAATTCTGCTGGACTAGAAAGAAAAATTTCACAGTAACAATGCGACATTCTGCACACttcaaaatgctttttatttttagccCACTGTGCATAATAGGAAAGTGACCAATTTCAGAGTATTACTAAGCATAGATCTAATAATCaatagtggatttttttaaaataagaattgcaCCTGCCGATCAGGAATGTTACTTGTAGGAAGCTCTGTTTTTCACATGTTATAATTGAGGCTCGAAGCTTTCCGAGGTTTCACTATGGGTGCATGCCCCATCACCTACTGGGTGGTAGAAAAGGCTTGTACTGTCCTGCACATTTCCTTAAacgttaagaaaaaaaaatatacactAGATACAGAAGGAGGGTTACATAAAACATACACGCACACAAAGAATGATACTCCAGTTTGAGAAGCAGAACTAGGTATTGCCAACTCCAGTTCCAGGTTAGGAATTCAGGACCTTAAATCAGAAACATTATATGGTATCAAGGTAAAATAACAGGAGGGtcttgaaaaaaggaaatgttaaaagGCTGGAGCTCCTGATGCGGCCTCAGGATTGTCGCGGGCTCTCCCGAAGCGAGAGCAGAGGATGGGCTGCTCTCCCAGCTCGCTGTCTCCAACACTGGTCTTGAGTCTCAGTAGCAGCAGCACTCCTTTTCTTCCACCAGCCGTCTTCACAGTCTGCTCTTGCGAGTACACACCGAGCTTAGCTGTAGAAGGAAGAACCACAGTAAATcaatctctttttcctctcttttctccaaAGAGTAGTTGGGAAAGTAGACTGCATCAGGTGGGAACCCTAACAATACCATAGTTTAACTCtgctaaaatgaaaaaagatggggcaggtatttggcacagcagtgaagacgccagttggggcacctgcatcccatcttggagagcctgggatcaagtcctcactttgcttctgattccagcttcctgataatgtgcaccctaggaggcagcagatgatggctcaagtgcttggacttctgccaccctcatgggaggcctggatggaggtccagtatcctggcttcagcctggcccagacctggctatagCTGGCAAATGgggaaagaagcagcagatgggaggtctctctggctttcaaataaaaaatgaaaatacattaaaaatcaaaagcaaactgTGTGACAacatttctaaaaaagatttattttttttagttgtaAGGCAGGGttaaagagagaccttccatctgctggttcactccccaaatggttgcaaaggccaacaccaggccaggctgaagccaggagcttcatcccactCTTCCTTGTCAGTAtaacggtccaagtacttgggccatcttccactgctttcctaggcacattagcaaagagttggatcaggagcaggacccatatgggatgtcagcattgcaggcagaggtttaaccccccttgccacaatgccagccccatgatctAACATTTAAAGATGAAACATGATAAAAGCCCATATTGTTTTATGCTGCGCTACTACAAAACTAATGGCTGCAGTAGCACAGTCATGGTCACCATGTtcactgaaaaattttaaaaaatgcttgcttATACTgctggtgaaaaaaaaattcaccattcCTCTTCCTGCAAAGAAATATAAGTGAAATTTCAAGCAGTCTGACAGAAACCTACTTTTGGCTCCTAcattaaaacaataacaacaacaaaactcaacAAACAAGCTAGTTGGTACAGTGCTGAGTGAACAACACCTCCCCCTAGACATGCCCCTTTATTTTCTTGGAAAGCAGTCACAtgaggtgggaaaaaaaaaaaaaaaaaaaaaaaaaaaaaaaaaaaaaaaccacggcACCTTTATTTCCATATCAATGATCCCAAATGAAATTTCTGAAAGGAACAAAAGccatcctggggccggcactatggtgcagggggttaaagccccagccagcagtgccaatatcccatatgggcgccggttcgagtcccgactgctcctcttctgatccagctctctgatggcctggaaaagcagtagaagatggccaaaatccttgagccccagcacccgcatgtgagacccggaaaagctcctggctcctggcttcagatcagatcagctctggctgtggtcatctgaagaggtaaccaacagaatggaagacctctctctctctctctctctgactctacctctctctgtaactgtctttcaaataaataaaataattctttaaaaaaaacaaaagccatccTAGATCTTTGACTCCAGTCAATAGTTATTTCCCAAACTGAAGGCTCTCTATAAAATCATAATTATTTGAACTcccaatttctttctctctcttttttttttttttttttttttttttgacaggcagagtggatagtgagagggagagacagagagagaaaggtcttcctttgccgttggccggtgcaccatgccgatccgaagccaggagccaggtgcctctcctggtctcccatgtgggtgcagggtccaagcacttgggccttcctccactgcacccccgggccacagcagagagctggcctggaagacgagcaactgggaaagaatccggcaccctgaccaggactagaacctggtgtgccagcgccgcaggtggaggattagcctatgagccgtggcgccagcccccaatttcTTTATAACAAATTTGctatttaaagatttgaaagaagaaaaattattttaggagAAAATGAAGCTTACTTACACGATGTTCTGGGCTTCTGCAAGTTCGGACTTTGCTGGCTCTATCTCCTGTTTCTGTGTCTCCTCCTGCATTTGGGTTTTAATCTCCTTGTCTGACTCACTATGCACTCTTCCTTCCTGAAACTCTACTTCCTGGGTGCCTTCCATCTCTTTGAGTTTTGGTCCATTTGTATCCGAGGACTCTTTGGTTAAGCCTTCTGCGGCATCTGTGTGTGCCACGGCTGAGCTCTGGTTCTCTGGGTCACAGACAGCATCACCTTTTTCGCCTTCTTTGGACTCCAGTTGCGActtctctgttctttctcctAACATAGCTTGACCCTCTTCTTTTGGTACagacagtgctgtggtgctgcccTCCTCGTCCTTGGATGTGAGAATCTCCTCTTCAAGCTGCTGGTCACTGACACTGGAACTGTCTACCTCACCGGTCAGGATGGTCTCTGAAGCTGCACTGGCAACTCTGCAGGGATCTGCATGCACCTGTCCCACTGCACTGAGCTCTGACTCCTCTGCAGCTTCAAGAACAAGTGTTTCTTCCTGTGCACACACCTGATGGTCACTGCCTGCCTTCTCTGGTTTCTGTCCAGCTGCCTGGCTGTCAACTGTCACCTGGTGCACCTCTGTCTGCAAGTCAGATGTCAACATATCAGTGACTGTGTCTTCTGTGCGTACAAACTGGTCCACAGCTGTCTGAATGATGTTTTGGACAAGTTTACTGCTCTCACTCTCAAGTTCCAAAATCTCATTTTCAGCCTTCACCCCTTCCTCTTGCGCTGCACTCACTTTGACATCCTCACAAGCCACCTGCTCACCATCTTCCTCTGATGTCCACTTCTGTGATGTGGTTTTGTCTCCTTCTGGCTCAGAACTTACATCTTCTTCAGTACCAGCACCTGCCATCACTGGTATCGACTCTGCCTGAGCATCAGGCACTGGGGACACAGCATCTTCTCCTGGCTGAGTCATCAAGTCATCTTTTTCAGAGGATTTCTCTTCTGGTACTAAATGTGCACCTGCAGACACCAAAGTCTCACCTGTTTCTAAAATCTTGACAGTTTCTCCTAAGACCTTCTCCTCCACTGCTACAGCTGTAAGAGGTAATGATGCCTCAGAGCTTTGAACTTGAACTTCTACACATCCTACCTCCTCTTGCTCTAGGCAAGCAGGACTTTCTTCTAAACTCACTTCCTTTTCTGTGTCTGTGACGGTCACATCATCTGTCTGAACCAGCTGCTTGGAGAGCTCTGTGGACGTAGGAATAGTTGTTTTTTGGTCAAGTCTCTCTTCACTCACCTGGGTTGGCTTTGCTTCACTTTCCTCACTTTCTACTTCAAATttcatctctctcccctctggaCTTGGAAGAGACTTAGCATGACCCTTGAGTTCAAGATTAGCATCATTTGGACACTCTGCTTCTTTAACTACTTCTTCTTTGAAGGGGACTTCTGTTGCCTTTTCCTGCCCAACTGTTACATCTATGTCTGCAGACACCTCACTTCCTTTGTCTTTCATTTCATCAGCAAACTGGCAGGCCTCTTGTGTTGCCTCAGTCTCGGACAGAATGGGTGCAGTTTCCACTGATGGTTCTTCTTCTGAATGTTCTAGAACttcttccatttttgtttgttctttattttcttcctgggACTGAAGAGTAGATGGTACCGGAGGGCTCTCTTTCGGTACAGACTCGGCCTCTGCTTCTATGATCTGTGATTGGGTGCCAGTTGCGACCTCATGGAGCTCCATGACCTCAACCTGCTGTATTGTATCTAGAGTTTCAGAATCCGCCACAGGGGTGCTTCCATtcgtctcactgtctgtaagggTTTCAGTGGGGTCAGGGGGAACAGCCTGCTCCACTATAATTTCCTGGGTTTTTTCCTCAGCTAAGGTTTCAGCTTGGCAAGTGCTTCTAAGCAGCTCACTAGACCCTATACTCTCTATGACTTGAGGACCTTCTCCAAAGCTTTCAGTGGTGGTCTGCACAATCACCTCTTCATGCATAAAATGACCTGTTGTAGTTTCTTGTATGTGTCCTTCCAAGTCTACATGTATCTCTTCCTTCAGATCCACCTCCACAGAGTCCTCCTCTGCTTCTTCCACCTTCTCTAGTGCTTTCGATGCTACTTTCTGCAAGGTGGGAACTGTGTCCTCTGGGCCACTGGTGTCTGGCAGCTGTGATTCCTCTTTCACTTTTTCTGCAACTGCTCGTAGAACTGCATGAGTCCGCCTCTCTTGATCTTCTATGTCCAGCCCGGCACCTTCTACCTCCTGAACAGGGGTGGCTTCCTCTGTGGTGTTGGGGGAGTCAGTCAGTTGGGAAACTGCCGACACCATTTCAGTGGTCTCTTCAGCACCAGATGCTTCGGTGGTTTCTTCGGCAGCAAACACCTCAGCAGTTTCCACTGCCACCACAGCTCCCGGAGTTAATTCCCTGGCACCAACCACTGTGTCATCGCAGGCATCTGGACTCTCTGGTACAGCTTTGGGAACCTCAGGGCCTTCTTCTGCAGTGACTTCTTTTTCCAACTCCTCCCCCATGGGTGCTGTGGCTTCCTCTTCTGCTGGTTCAAGAGGTCCTGTCACTGAAGTGGATATCCAAGAAGGAGATCTTTCTTCCACGCTAGTAACCATTATTGTATGAACCTGACTCTTACTGAGCTCCTGGGACACGGCAACAGCCATTGGCTCAGCCTTCTCTGGGCTTGTCTGGGCTTGCTGTGCTTCCATTTTCTCCCTTTCCACGGCATCGTATTCAGACAGAGGCACAACGGCTGGGACATCAGGGTCATCTTCGTTGGCGTCTGCTGGCCCTGCATCTTCAGCAGTAGCCTGTTCATGTTTCCCATCTGGCCTTTTCTTTCTTCGTCCAGGAATAAATTTCTTAATCGAAACCCAAGATTCTTCTTTCCCAGGTTCAACATCTGAGACTGAATGTTCTGGAGCAGAgtcctcatttttctcttccatttttgtCTTCGATTTTTTCCTGGCGGTGACTAATCTTTTAAATGACTCCCAGGTGGAAACGCCCTCCCCTTCAGAGGGGCTTCCAGCTGGCTCAGGCGAGGAGCTCCCTGGCCCTTGATCACGTTCTTGGGAACCCGTGAGGATGGCATCTGACCCTGCTTCTTTGTCTTTCCCGGCCTCCTCTGCTTTCTGGCCGTCTCCACCCGTCGTTTTGGGTCCCCCTTCCTCATCAGAAGACGATGCTTTTCTTGCTCTTTTCTTGGACGATCCCACACAAATTAAAGCTTCCCAAGAGACTGACGTGTCCACCTTGCGCTTGGGCTCTTCCGGCTTGGGCTCCTCGCCTGTTGCCCTGACTTCTTGAATTTCGGAGGCCGCGCTTTCTGTGGAAGACAAGGTGGCGCTCTTGACCTTGTCCAGCTCGTCTTCTTTGTCACTTTCGGAAGGCCTCCGGACGCGTTTCTTGGGCGTCACCATCTTTTTGAAGGAAGCCCAGGGAGTAAcaccttctctcttcttctctccgtcGGAAACGGCTCCTTCTTCAGCGTCCCCTTCCTGGTGTCCTTCCGCCATCCCTTTCTCCACACAAATGATCTCCTCCGGCTCGTCGGGCGAGGAAGCAGAGCTCTCGCCCCGCTGCTCGTCGGCACTATCCGGGGACTCCGCGGGAGCCTGGCTGTGTTCCCCCGACTCTTCGTCTCCCGCCCGCTTCCCTTTCTGTCGCTTTCCGGAGAGCTTCTTCAAGCCAGTGCTGGTAAACAGCTTCTTCAGAGGGCTCCCTTGCACCTTGGCCCTCTCCTGGGCGGACAGCGCGTCCGCCTCGCTGAGGATGCCCTCGGGGGGCTTTGCGAGCACTTTCTCCTCAGGACTGGGTTCCGGCGGCTGGGTCTGGTCCGCGCCAGGAACCAACGCTTCTGCGGGCTCCTCAGCAGCTTCGGCGTCGTCGGGTCCGGCGCTCGTCTCGGGCGATTTTGCAGGCGGCAAGGCCTCTGCGGCCTCTGGCTGGCGCTCGGCCTCTGGCTCCTCCGGCGGCCTCTCCACGCTGCTGACGTGGACTTCGGCGACGACCTCCTGGAAGACTTCGTCTTTCTCATCGAACACCTCCGTGGCCAGCGGAGCGGCTCTCTCGCCGCGCTCGTCCAGGGGCAGCTCGACCTTCTCGTACTCGGCCGACAGCCTCGCCTCAGCCGCGCTTCCGGCGGCGTCCGGCTCCTGGGCGGGCGGCTGCTCCTGCTCGCAGGCCGGCGACGCTTTCTCAGCGCCGCCTTCCATGTGTCCGTTCTCCTGTGCGTCTCCCTTTTCCGGCTCTTGGTCCTTTTTCTTCTCGGCGGCCTCCGGCTCCTCGTCCTTGGGCTTCCTGAAGCTGGTCTTCTTGCGCCAGCCGGCCCAGCCTTGAGTGAAGAATTTCCTGAAGGGTGATGCTGTCTCGCTGGCCACGGGGCTGCTGGGAGACTCCGGGGACTTGGTGGGCTCTTTCTCTCGCTTGTCCTCTCCTTCTTCATCTCTGCCCTCCTCCGCCACTGGGCCAGCCTCGGCGGGAAGCGAAGTGCCCGTGTCGCTCTGCTCCTGCACCGGGCCGTCCTCCGGCTTCTCCGTGGACTGCTTCAGTTCGCTCTCTTTGGACGCTGCTTCCCCAGTCTCGCCGCTGGGCTCCTGGTGGTCGCCAGCCCCAATGGACCCTCCTGCGCCATCCCCTTCGTCTTTTTTGACAGTGATCAGCTGGACGGTGTCAGACTTCTCG belongs to Oryctolagus cuniculus chromosome 5, mOryCun1.1, whole genome shotgun sequence and includes:
- the AKAP12 gene encoding A-kinase anchor protein 12 isoform X4, which translates into the protein MPWWSNLCFGQRESEDVSERDSAKEMAADSAVVGDITKDGQEDMPEIIEQIPSSESNLEELAQPAESQANDVGFKKVFKFVGFKFTVKKDKTEKSDTVQLITVKKDEGDGAGGSIGAGDHQEPSGETGEAASKESELKQSTEKPEDGPVQEQSDTGTSLPAEAGPVAEEGRDEEGEDKREKEPTKSPESPSSPVASETASPFRKFFTQGWAGWRKKTSFRKPKDEEPEAAEKKKDQEPEKGDAQENGHMEGGAEKASPACEQEQPPAQEPDAAGSAAEARLSAEYEKVELPLDERGERAAPLATEVFDEKDEVFQEVVAEVHVSSVERPPEEPEAERQPEAAEALPPAKSPETSAGPDDAEAAEEPAEALVPGADQTQPPEPSPEEKVLAKPPEGILSEADALSAQERAKVQGSPLKKLFTSTGLKKLSGKRQKGKRAGDEESGEHSQAPAESPDSADEQRGESSASSPDEPEEIICVEKGMAEGHQEGDAEEGAVSDGEKKREGVTPWASFKKMVTPKKRVRRPSESDKEDELDKVKSATLSSTESAASEIQEVRATGEEPKPEEPKRKVDTSVSWEALICVGSSKKRARKASSSDEEGGPKTTGGDGQKAEEAGKDKEAGSDAILTGSQERDQGPGSSSPEPAGSPSEGEGVSTWESFKRLVTARKKSKTKMEEKNEDSAPEHSVSDVEPGKEESWVSIKKFIPGRRKKRPDGKHEQATAEDAGPADANEDDPDVPAVVPLSEYDAVEREKMEAQQAQTSPEKAEPMAVAVSQELSKSQVHTIMVTSVEERSPSWISTSVTGPLEPAEEEATAPMGEELEKEVTAEEGPEVPKAVPESPDACDDTVVGARELTPGAVVAVETAEVFAAEETTEASGAEETTEMVSAVSQLTDSPNTTEEATPVQEVEGAGLDIEDQERRTHAVLRAVAEKVKEESQLPDTSGPEDTVPTLQKVASKALEKVEEAEEDSVEVDLKEEIHVDLEGHIQETTTGHFMHEEVIVQTTTESFGEGPQVIESIGSSELLRSTCQAETLAEEKTQEIIVEQAVPPDPTETLTDSETNGSTPVADSETLDTIQQVEVMELHEVATGTQSQIIEAEAESVPKESPPVPSTLQSQEENKEQTKMEEVLEHSEEEPSVETAPILSETEATQEACQFADEMKDKGSEVSADIDVTVGQEKATEVPFKEEVVKEAECPNDANLELKGHAKSLPSPEGREMKFEVESEESEAKPTQVSEERLDQKTTIPTSTELSKQLVQTDDVTVTDTEKEVSLEESPACLEQEEVGCVEVQVQSSEASLPLTAVAVEEKVLGETVKILETGETLVSAGAHLVPEEKSSEKDDLMTQPGEDAVSPVPDAQAESIPVMAGAGTEEDVSSEPEGDKTTSQKWTSEEDGEQVACEDVKVSAAQEEGVKAENEILELESESSKLVQNIIQTAVDQFVRTEDTVTDMLTSDLQTEVHQVTVDSQAAGQKPEKAGSDHQVCAQEETLVLEAAEESELSAVGQVHADPCRVASAASETILTGEVDSSSVSDQQLEEEILTSKDEEGSTTALSVPKEEGQAMLGERTEKSQLESKEGEKGDAVCDPENQSSAVAHTDAAEGLTKESSDTNGPKLKEMEGTQEVEFQEGRVHSESDKEIKTQMQEETQKQEIEPAKSELAEAQNIV
- the AKAP12 gene encoding A-kinase anchor protein 12 isoform X1 is translated as MGAGSSTEQRSPEPPQAGDATPAEPEASRGSPSAEAAPSTAGDPAITAADPASKLLQKNGQLSTLNGLAEQGELGLEEGALNGQEEEPVVLTEVGQRESEDVSERDSAKEMAADSAVVGDITKDGQEDMPEIIEQIPSSESNLEELAQPAESQANDVGFKKVFKFVGFKFTVKKDKTEKSDTVQLITVKKDEGDGAGGSIGAGDHQEPSGETGEAASKESELKQSTEKPEDGPVQEQSDTGTSLPAEAGPVAEEGRDEEGEDKREKEPTKSPESPSSPVASETASPFRKFFTQGWAGWRKKTSFRKPKDEEPEAAEKKKDQEPEKGDAQENGHMEGGAEKASPACEQEQPPAQEPDAAGSAAEARLSAEYEKVELPLDERGERAAPLATEVFDEKDEVFQEVVAEVHVSSVERPPEEPEAERQPEAAEALPPAKSPETSAGPDDAEAAEEPAEALVPGADQTQPPEPSPEEKVLAKPPEGILSEADALSAQERAKVQGSPLKKLFTSTGLKKLSGKRQKGKRAGDEESGEHSQAPAESPDSADEQRGESSASSPDEPEEIICVEKGMAEGHQEGDAEEGAVSDGEKKREGVTPWASFKKMVTPKKRVRRPSESDKEDELDKVKSATLSSTESAASEIQEVRATGEEPKPEEPKRKVDTSVSWEALICVGSSKKRARKASSSDEEGGPKTTGGDGQKAEEAGKDKEAGSDAILTGSQERDQGPGSSSPEPAGSPSEGEGVSTWESFKRLVTARKKSKTKMEEKNEDSAPEHSVSDVEPGKEESWVSIKKFIPGRRKKRPDGKHEQATAEDAGPADANEDDPDVPAVVPLSEYDAVEREKMEAQQAQTSPEKAEPMAVAVSQELSKSQVHTIMVTSVEERSPSWISTSVTGPLEPAEEEATAPMGEELEKEVTAEEGPEVPKAVPESPDACDDTVVGARELTPGAVVAVETAEVFAAEETTEASGAEETTEMVSAVSQLTDSPNTTEEATPVQEVEGAGLDIEDQERRTHAVLRAVAEKVKEESQLPDTSGPEDTVPTLQKVASKALEKVEEAEEDSVEVDLKEEIHVDLEGHIQETTTGHFMHEEVIVQTTTESFGEGPQVIESIGSSELLRSTCQAETLAEEKTQEIIVEQAVPPDPTETLTDSETNGSTPVADSETLDTIQQVEVMELHEVATGTQSQIIEAEAESVPKESPPVPSTLQSQEENKEQTKMEEVLEHSEEEPSVETAPILSETEATQEACQFADEMKDKGSEVSADIDVTVGQEKATEVPFKEEVVKEAECPNDANLELKGHAKSLPSPEGREMKFEVESEESEAKPTQVSEERLDQKTTIPTSTELSKQLVQTDDVTVTDTEKEVSLEESPACLEQEEVGCVEVQVQSSEASLPLTAVAVEEKVLGETVKILETGETLVSAGAHLVPEEKSSEKDDLMTQPGEDAVSPVPDAQAESIPVMAGAGTEEDVSSEPEGDKTTSQKWTSEEDGEQVACEDVKVSAAQEEGVKAENEILELESESSKLVQNIIQTAVDQFVRTEDTVTDMLTSDLQTEVHQVTVDSQAAGQKPEKAGSDHQVCAQEETLVLEAAEESELSAVGQVHADPCRVASAASETILTGEVDSSSVSDQQLEEEILTSKDEEGSTTALSVPKEEGQAMLGERTEKSQLESKEGEKGDAVCDPENQSSAVAHTDAAEGLTKESSDTNGPKLKEMEGTQEVEFQEGRVHSESDKEIKTQMQEETQKQEIEPAKSELAEAQNIV